Proteins encoded within one genomic window of Oncorhynchus tshawytscha isolate Ot180627B linkage group LG02, Otsh_v2.0, whole genome shotgun sequence:
- the LOC112262336 gene encoding transcription factor HES-5-like: MAPTYTSNSANTMLSAEDKHKLRKPVGEKMCRDHINTCIEQLETLLEREFHKQDPNTKLEKADILEMTVGFLTQKLQPQSPVPQRAHSEGYSKCWRETLHFLSSSSMKDMMLQNLQRAGQDVCPSSPLSSQHQHHSQGPVKQATSGHKTVWRPW; the protein is encoded by the exons ATGGCTCCCACCTACACAAGCAACTCTGCCAACACCATGCTCTCTGCTGAAGACAAGCATAAA CTAAGGAAACCAGTTGGGGAGAAGATGTGTAGAGACCACATCAACACCTGCATAGAGCAGCTCGAGACCCTGCTGGAGAGGGAGTTCCACAAACAGGACCCCAACACCAAGCTGGAGAAGGCTGACATCCTGGAGATGACTGTCGGGTTCCTGACGCAGAAGCTGCAGCCTCAGAGCCCAGTCCCCCAGAGGGCCCACAGTGAGGGCTACTCCAAGTGCTGGAGGGAGACCCTGCACTTCCTGTCTTCCAGCTCCATGAAGGACATGATGCTTCAGAACCTCCAGAGAGCTGGCCAGGACGTCTGCCCCTCCTCGCCACTCTCCTCCCAACATCAACACCACAGCCAGGGCCCAGTGAAGCAGGCCACCAGTGGTCACAAAACAGTGTGGAGGCCCTGGTAG
- the LOC112262324 gene encoding transcription factor HES-5: MAPTYTSDSANTMLSAVDKHKVRKPVGEKMCRDHINTCIEQLETLLEREFHKQDPNTKLEKADILEMTVGFLTQKLQPQSPVPQRAHSEGYSKCWRETLHFLSSSSMKVMMLQNLQRAGQDVCPSSPLSSQHQHHSQGPVKQATSGHKTVWRPW; the protein is encoded by the exons ATGGCTCCCACCTACACAAGCGACTCTGCCAACACCATGCTCTCTGCTGTAGACAAGCATAAA GTAAGGAAACCAGTTGGGGAGAAGATGTGTAGAGACCACATCAACACCTGCATAGAGCAGCTCGAGACCCTGCTGGAGAGGGAGTTCCACAAACAGGACCCCAACACCAAGCTGGAGAAGGCTGACATCCTGGAGATGACGGTCGGGTTCCTGACGCAGAAGCTGCAGCCTCAGAGCCCAGTCCCCCAGAGGGCCCACAGTGAGGGCTACTCCAAGTGCTGGAGGGAGACCCTGCACTTCCTGTCTTCCAGCTCCATGAAGGTCATGATGCTTCAGAACCTCCAGAGAGCTGGCCAGGACGTCTGCCCCTCCTCGCCACTCTCCTCCCAACATCAACACCACAGCCAGGGCCCAGTGAAGCAGGCCACCAGTGGTCACAAAACAGTGTGGAGACCCTGGTAG
- the LOC112262314 gene encoding transcription factor HES-5, with protein MAPVNICDMVMTTKDKIKLRKPVVEKMRRDRINSSIEQLKTLLKTELQAHQPNSKLEKADILETAVVYLKDNSMRPAASFNVASPVQSYAEGFTRCLEETLRFLSVKNQPTGSQQKLLNHFHRAQKLGDRVVLSPNRATVPHNSSTPKRVTPGGRGPMWRPW; from the exons ATGGCTCCTGTCAATATTTGCGACATGGTGATGACCACGAAAGATAAAATCAAA CTTAgaaaaccagtggtggaaaagatGCGCCGAGACCGCATTAACAGCAGCATCGAACAGCTCAAGACACTCCTCAAAACCGAACTTCAAGCACACCAACCCAACTCGAAACTGGAAAAGGCTGACATTCTCGAGACAGCTGTGGTTTACCTGAAGGACAACAGCATGCGCCCTGCTGCTTCATTCAACGTAGCGTCACCTGTCCAAAGCTACGCAGAGGGATTCACCCGCTGCCTGGAGGAGACGCTGCGCTTCCTCTCAGTGAAAAACCAGCCGACTGGCTCACAACAGAAGCTTCTCAATCACTTCCATCGCGCTCAGAAACTCGGTGATAGAGTCGTGCTGAGTCCAAACCGCGCAACGGTCCCTCACAACAGCAGCACTCCGAAACGTGTCACCCCAGGTGGAAGAGGACCCATGTGGAGACCCTGGTGA